One Kaistella polysaccharea DNA segment encodes these proteins:
- a CDS encoding G-D-S-L family lipolytic protein, with product MKKIVFSTIAVAALLCTVSCNTDFDTDVSNIAVTSGQADFSKYVAIGNSLTSGYRDGALYIDGQTESFPSMIAQQMALAGGGVFKQPLMADNLGGIPSVGISNKRVLTSTLGLAVASGTGTTTLANIYSSGPYNNMGVPGAKSYHLVAPGYGNPANLAVGRANPYFVRFAKNPATSSVIADAMDQKPTFFSLWIGNNDVLSYATNGGMNSQTVGNVTTYTPAVDQTGNMDPTTYMANDISDPTLVGGVIKSMLDGLKSVGSTKGVIANIPDVTKIPYFNRVPYNTIALDAAKAQALNAGLYQPMIGALTYLGAPDRFSLVKAGNNPVIVVDNSLPNLSAQLTAVLSASGYPAAQAAFLGKAFGQARQAKKGELILLTASTVLGLDALTGQPATATSQFINGASFPLADQYSLTSTEVGKIAKAVAAYNKSIQSLASAYGLAFVDANTKMGELNATGGIQFDGVKYTSTFVTGGSFSLDGVHPTGRGYAILANEFIEAINDKYKSTLPLVNVNSYSGVTFP from the coding sequence ATGAAAAAAATAGTATTTTCAACCATTGCAGTAGCAGCATTATTGTGCACTGTGAGTTGTAACACAGACTTTGATACGGATGTTTCTAATATCGCTGTAACGAGTGGGCAGGCAGATTTCAGCAAATATGTTGCAATCGGGAATTCCCTTACATCGGGTTATAGAGATGGAGCTTTGTATATTGATGGACAAACAGAATCGTTTCCATCCATGATTGCACAGCAAATGGCTCTTGCCGGTGGCGGTGTTTTCAAACAGCCTTTGATGGCTGATAATTTAGGAGGTATTCCTTCAGTTGGTATTTCTAACAAACGCGTATTAACTTCTACTCTTGGTTTAGCTGTAGCTTCAGGAACAGGAACAACAACACTTGCGAACATTTATAGTTCAGGTCCTTATAATAATATGGGAGTTCCGGGTGCTAAGTCTTACCATCTTGTAGCGCCAGGTTACGGAAATCCGGCGAATCTTGCAGTTGGTAGAGCGAACCCTTATTTTGTGCGTTTTGCAAAAAATCCAGCGACCTCATCTGTAATCGCTGATGCGATGGATCAAAAACCAACTTTCTTTTCTCTTTGGATTGGTAATAATGATGTTTTATCTTATGCAACCAATGGGGGAATGAATTCTCAAACAGTTGGTAATGTAACCACATACACTCCTGCGGTTGATCAAACGGGGAATATGGATCCTACCACTTACATGGCAAATGACATCTCTGATCCAACTCTTGTTGGTGGAGTTATTAAAAGTATGCTTGATGGATTGAAAAGCGTGGGTTCCACAAAAGGGGTAATTGCTAATATTCCTGATGTAACTAAAATTCCATATTTCAACCGTGTTCCTTATAATACGATTGCATTAGATGCTGCAAAAGCACAAGCTTTAAATGCTGGTTTATACCAACCAATGATTGGCGCACTTACGTACTTGGGAGCACCAGATCGTTTTTCATTAGTGAAAGCTGGGAACAACCCGGTTATTGTGGTAGATAATTCTTTACCGAATTTATCAGCACAGCTTACTGCGGTTTTAAGTGCAAGTGGTTATCCCGCGGCACAGGCAGCATTTTTAGGAAAAGCTTTCGGCCAGGCGAGACAAGCGAAAAAAGGAGAATTAATTCTACTAACAGCTTCTACGGTTTTAGGTTTAGATGCATTAACTGGTCAGCCAGCAACAGCAACTTCCCAATTTATCAACGGAGCTTCTTTCCCTTTAGCTGATCAATATTCACTTACATCAACAGAAGTAGGTAAAATTGCAAAGGCAGTTGCTGCGTACAATAAATCAATTCAAAGTTTAGCTTCCGCATACGGACTAGCATTTGTTGATGCGAACACTAAAATGGGTGAACTTAACGCTACGGGAGGAATTCAGTTTGATGGTGTAAAATATACCTCAACTTTCGTAACAGGTGGTTCGTTCTCTCTTGATGGGGTGCACCCAACAGGACGTGGTTATGCAATTTTAGCCAACGAATTTATTGAGGCCATTAATGACAAGTATAAATCAACATTACCATTGGTGAATGTAAATAGTTATTCTGGCGTAACATTTCCTTAA
- a CDS encoding ribose-phosphate diphosphokinase, whose protein sequence is MVDQASYLFSTRTSKVLAEKIAQFYGQEMGKINFQEFSDGEFEPVLDQSVRGARVFLIGSTFPPADNLLELLLMIDASKRASAKSITVVLPYYGLARQDRKDQPRAPIGAKLVANLLTAAGATRIMTMDLHADQIQGFFEIPVDHLYASTIFIDYIQKLNLPELTIASPDMGGAKRAKNYAGHLGADVVIAYKERKKANVVDEMFLIGDVAGRNVILIDDMIDTAGTLCKAAEIIMANGAKSVRAMATHGVLSGNAYENIENSQLAEVIVTDTIPVKTELSSKIKVLSCAELFADVMKMVHQHKSISDKFII, encoded by the coding sequence ATGGTTGATCAGGCAAGTTATTTATTTTCTACCCGAACGAGTAAAGTTCTGGCAGAGAAAATCGCCCAGTTTTATGGGCAGGAAATGGGTAAAATTAATTTTCAGGAATTCAGCGACGGTGAGTTTGAACCCGTTTTAGATCAATCTGTGCGCGGTGCGCGGGTATTTTTGATTGGTTCAACATTTCCGCCTGCAGACAATTTACTAGAATTGTTACTCATGATCGACGCTTCTAAGCGTGCATCAGCGAAAAGCATAACAGTGGTTCTGCCTTACTATGGTTTGGCCCGTCAAGATCGAAAAGATCAGCCCAGAGCACCAATTGGAGCGAAGTTGGTGGCGAACTTACTCACTGCTGCCGGAGCAACGCGTATTATGACGATGGATTTGCACGCTGATCAGATTCAGGGTTTCTTTGAAATTCCCGTAGATCATTTATATGCTTCCACTATTTTTATTGATTATATTCAAAAATTAAATTTACCGGAACTGACCATCGCCTCACCTGATATGGGTGGAGCGAAAAGAGCGAAGAATTACGCTGGTCATTTAGGAGCAGATGTCGTCATCGCGTACAAAGAAAGAAAAAAGGCCAATGTTGTTGATGAAATGTTCCTAATTGGTGATGTTGCCGGACGGAATGTTATTCTTATTGATGATATGATAGATACTGCAGGTACTTTGTGCAAAGCAGCAGAAATAATCATGGCAAATGGTGCAAAAAGTGTTCGAGCCATGGCAACACACGGAGTTCTTTCCGGGAATGCATATGAAAATATAGAAAATTCCCAACTTGCGGAAGTAATCGTTACCGACACTATTCCAGTGAAGACCGAATTATCTTCTAAAATAAAAGTACTTTCCTGTGCAGAACTTTTTGCAGATGTGATGAAAATGGTCCATCAGCACAAATCCATCAGCGATAAATTCATTATCTAA
- a CDS encoding OmpP1/FadL family transporter — MKKIVVTTALLAGVLSYAGGFRVSLQGVKQLAMAHTSAHTDDASVTFFNPAGMSFIPAKLSIAAGGFGAKSSVTYQNLSTLQSYETNSPIGTPIYAAIAYRVLDNVSVGFNFSTPFGSTIEWPSDWAGREIVQRLELKAFYFQPMVSFKLAPWASVGGSYIYAKGSVNWDKAVTQLGGSLNLTDDKASGSGFGVGFYLKPTEKLDVSIAYRSPIDMQADNGKVTFDISPSLYPNLGLDAAGTDSFKATLPLVDEYTVGLTYKITPKWMVSGDFNYSGWERYNELTLDFANAPIGNQPNDPTILVSPKNFKNTHTYRVGTQYQINDMFAARAGYYYDESPYSDKNFQAETPSFDANVITAGLGVNLMKGFGVDIAGGIAFPKSRAVENAYNNFYGQAKAKAYYFGLGLSYNAF; from the coding sequence ATGAAAAAAATAGTTGTAACAACAGCATTGTTGGCCGGCGTTCTTTCTTATGCCGGAGGCTTTAGAGTTTCTTTGCAAGGTGTAAAACAATTGGCCATGGCTCACACAAGTGCACATACAGATGATGCAAGTGTAACATTTTTCAATCCTGCTGGGATGTCTTTTATACCAGCTAAATTAAGCATTGCAGCCGGTGGTTTCGGTGCGAAATCAAGCGTGACATACCAAAATTTATCTACCCTTCAATCTTACGAAACCAATAGTCCAATTGGAACTCCTATCTATGCAGCCATTGCTTATAGAGTTTTAGACAATGTTTCTGTAGGTTTTAACTTTTCGACGCCGTTTGGTAGCACGATAGAGTGGCCTTCAGATTGGGCAGGTCGTGAAATCGTTCAGCGGTTAGAATTAAAAGCATTTTATTTCCAGCCAATGGTGTCCTTTAAATTGGCGCCTTGGGCTTCTGTCGGAGGTAGTTATATTTATGCGAAAGGAAGTGTAAACTGGGATAAAGCGGTGACGCAATTAGGAGGAAGTCTAAATCTTACCGATGATAAAGCATCTGGTAGTGGTTTTGGCGTTGGATTTTATTTGAAGCCAACTGAAAAGTTGGACGTAAGCATCGCGTACCGCTCTCCAATTGATATGCAGGCAGATAATGGTAAAGTAACCTTTGATATTTCTCCTTCATTATACCCTAATTTGGGTCTTGATGCTGCTGGAACAGACTCATTTAAAGCGACATTGCCTTTAGTAGACGAATATACCGTGGGTCTTACTTATAAGATCACACCGAAGTGGATGGTTTCTGGAGATTTTAATTACAGTGGTTGGGAGCGATATAACGAACTTACCCTTGATTTTGCGAATGCACCAATTGGTAATCAGCCGAATGACCCCACAATTTTGGTAAGTCCTAAGAATTTTAAGAACACGCACACTTATAGAGTAGGAACGCAGTATCAGATCAATGATATGTTTGCAGCACGTGCGGGATATTACTATGATGAATCACCTTATTCAGATAAAAATTTCCAAGCAGAAACGCCATCGTTTGACGCTAATGTTATTACAGCAGGTTTAGGAGTTAATTTGATGAAAGGATTTGGAGTAGATATCGCAGGTGGAATCGCATTTCCAAAAAGTAGAGCGGTTGAAAACGCTTATAATAATTTCTACGGACAGGCTAAAGCTAAAGCCTATTATTTCGGCTTAGGTCTATCATATAACGCATTTTAA
- a CDS encoding 50S ribosomal protein L25/general stress protein Ctc produces MKSITIQGTKRESVGKKSTKALRDAELVPCVVYGGKETLNFSAEERSFKGLVYTPEAHTVSIEVDGNTIPAVLQDIQFHPLTDKILHADFYQLSDDKPVVMEVPVRLTGRSKGVVAGGALRQSFRKLKVKAIPANLPDEIVVDITPLKIGSKLYVGDVKAEGFTFMHPDNAVVVAVKMARTALKGGAVDEDEDETATPEGETPEAEATSAE; encoded by the coding sequence ATGAAATCAATTACAATTCAAGGTACAAAAAGAGAAAGCGTGGGCAAAAAGTCTACTAAAGCTTTACGTGATGCTGAATTAGTTCCTTGTGTTGTTTACGGAGGCAAAGAAACCCTTAATTTTTCTGCAGAAGAAAGATCATTCAAAGGGTTAGTCTACACTCCTGAAGCACACACGGTATCTATTGAAGTTGACGGAAACACTATTCCTGCCGTACTTCAGGACATTCAATTCCACCCTTTAACAGACAAAATCTTACACGCAGATTTCTACCAATTGTCAGATGACAAACCAGTAGTTATGGAAGTTCCTGTAAGATTAACAGGTCGTTCTAAAGGTGTTGTTGCTGGTGGTGCGCTAAGACAGTCTTTCAGAAAACTGAAGGTAAAAGCAATTCCTGCAAATTTGCCAGATGAGATCGTGGTAGATATTACCCCGTTGAAAATTGGTAGTAAACTTTATGTTGGTGATGTGAAAGCAGAAGGATTTACTTTCATGCATCCAGATAATGCAGTAGTAGTAGCTGTGAAAATGGCGAGAACTGCTCTTAAAGGTGGTGCCGTTGATGAGGATGAAGATGAAACAGCAACTCCAGAAGGTGAAACTCCTGAAGCAGAAGCTACAAGCGCAGAATAA
- a CDS encoding PSP1 domain-containing protein has translation MSCGCKTSGDSSHSCGTKSANGCESVDTCGNSYKLSVFDWLSDINNPSQSQTDFVEVRFKNDRKFFYKNINKLPLHIGSIVTVESSPGHDIGVVSLTGELVKIQMKKKYVTEDNPLKIYRLANQKDIEVWQEVRAKEESVKVQGRKIAYALNLEMKITDVEFQGDGGKVTFYYTADNRVDFRQLIKEFASLFRTKIDMKQIGFRQEAAKVGGIGSCGRELCCSTWLTDFRSVNTNAARYQQLSINPQKLAGQCGKLKCCLNYELDSYLDALSDFPSSNSTIETEKGKAFCIKIDVFKKRMWFAYVDHSMSWYDLDVQDVKKLIAQNKKGEKAPPLEDLKTNDIPVKSVDLIQENNVDRFERRGRNPGKNQNKRKPNNQQNQQRGDRKPSENQTDVRNPVANKQAPQSAKPTQQQPKKFKKKTPPKRDDNA, from the coding sequence ATGAGTTGTGGATGCAAAACATCCGGCGATTCGTCCCATTCATGCGGAACAAAATCCGCAAATGGCTGTGAAAGTGTAGATACGTGTGGCAATAGTTATAAATTAAGTGTTTTCGATTGGCTTTCTGATATCAATAATCCTTCTCAATCTCAAACTGATTTTGTGGAAGTTAGATTCAAGAATGATCGTAAATTTTTCTATAAAAACATCAATAAATTGCCGCTTCATATTGGAAGCATTGTCACTGTAGAATCAAGTCCGGGTCACGATATAGGTGTGGTAAGCCTTACTGGAGAATTGGTTAAAATTCAGATGAAAAAGAAATACGTCACTGAAGATAACCCTCTGAAAATTTACCGATTAGCCAACCAAAAAGACATTGAAGTTTGGCAGGAAGTAAGAGCAAAAGAAGAAAGTGTAAAAGTACAAGGCCGTAAAATTGCCTACGCGCTTAATCTTGAAATGAAAATCACAGATGTTGAATTTCAGGGAGATGGCGGTAAAGTAACTTTCTATTATACAGCGGATAACCGTGTAGATTTTCGGCAATTAATCAAAGAATTTGCCTCACTTTTCCGTACGAAAATTGATATGAAACAAATCGGTTTTCGTCAGGAAGCTGCAAAAGTTGGTGGAATAGGATCGTGCGGACGAGAATTGTGTTGCTCGACTTGGCTGACGGATTTCCGATCAGTGAACACCAATGCAGCACGTTATCAACAACTGAGCATTAATCCGCAGAAATTAGCGGGACAATGTGGGAAACTTAAATGTTGCCTTAATTATGAACTCGACAGTTATCTCGATGCTTTAAGTGACTTTCCTTCTTCAAATTCAACCATTGAAACTGAAAAAGGGAAAGCCTTCTGTATTAAAATTGATGTTTTCAAAAAAAGAATGTGGTTCGCATACGTAGACCACTCTATGTCATGGTACGATTTAGATGTGCAGGACGTAAAAAAACTGATTGCCCAAAACAAAAAAGGGGAAAAAGCACCGCCGCTGGAGGATTTAAAAACCAATGATATTCCCGTAAAATCTGTTGATTTAATTCAGGAAAATAATGTTGATCGATTTGAAAGAAGAGGACGAAATCCTGGAAAAAACCAGAATAAAAGAAAGCCTAACAATCAGCAAAATCAGCAGCGAGGTGACCGAAAACCTTCTGAAAATCAAACGGATGTCAGAAACCCTGTAGCAAATAAGCAAGC